A single region of the Verrucomicrobiia bacterium genome encodes:
- a CDS encoding aminodeoxychorismate/anthranilate synthase component II, which yields MLLVIDNYDSFTYNLVQYFGELKAAPEVWRNDKITLAQIRKMKPDQIVISPGPCTPLEAGISNDVIREFSGKVPLLGVCLGHQCIGHVFGGKVIRAKQIMHGKISKIRHKQAGIFKGIPDGFAATRYHSLLVEKQSFPKVLEITAWTDQGEVMGLRHRTYPVWGVQFHPESILTTSGKDILRNFLKLSSEFRRKR from the coding sequence ATGCTTCTGGTCATCGATAATTACGATTCGTTTACCTACAACCTGGTCCAGTATTTCGGGGAGCTGAAAGCTGCGCCGGAGGTCTGGAGGAACGACAAAATCACGTTGGCGCAGATCCGGAAGATGAAGCCCGACCAGATCGTGATCTCGCCGGGGCCGTGCACGCCGCTCGAAGCGGGCATTTCCAACGACGTGATCCGCGAATTTTCGGGCAAGGTGCCTTTGCTAGGCGTGTGTCTCGGGCACCAATGCATCGGCCATGTGTTCGGCGGCAAGGTGATCCGGGCCAAGCAAATCATGCACGGCAAAATCTCGAAGATCCGTCACAAGCAGGCCGGCATTTTTAAGGGCATTCCGGACGGCTTTGCCGCGACGCGCTATCATTCGCTTCTGGTCGAGAAGCAATCTTTTCCCAAAGTCCTGGAAATTACGGCCTGGACCGACCAGGGGGAAGTGATGGGCCTGCGCCACAGGACGTATCCCGTTTGGGGCGTCCAGTTTCATCCGGAATCTATTCTGACTACTTCAGGAAAGGACATCCTGCGCAATTTCTTGAAGCTGTCCAGCGAGTTCCGGCGAAAGCGCTGA
- the trpD gene encoding anthranilate phosphoribosyltransferase — MDFEPVLEKLLRQEALTEGESFGAFVGLFKGSLSPAQSKALLLLLARKGETRDELQGCVRALRKLEPPRRVRIAGLLDTCGTGGDGSRSINVSTLAAFVIAGAGGKVAKHGNRAITSACGSSDLMEWLGVKLEAPPEVMIRALRRSGLGYFHAPYYHPVFSRAQALRKKLKVRTLFNLLGPLMNPLEVEGQVIGVSRPEFIAPFAHVLRKRGVRCAMVCHSADGLDEISTGAPTDYVLIRGEKTAAGRINPRKLGLRRYPRQAFITRSAAASRKAALGILTGKVKGAMKDIVVLNAAAGIWIAGLAPDLNAGMEAARESLEAGRAYEVLIKLKKMTRSRSFA; from the coding sequence ATGGATTTTGAGCCTGTTCTCGAAAAACTTTTACGGCAGGAAGCGCTGACCGAAGGCGAGTCCTTCGGCGCGTTTGTCGGACTCTTTAAAGGAAGCCTTTCGCCCGCACAGTCGAAAGCCCTGCTTTTGCTTTTGGCCCGCAAAGGGGAGACGCGGGACGAGCTGCAGGGATGCGTGCGCGCTTTGAGAAAGCTGGAGCCGCCGCGCCGCGTTCGCATTGCCGGACTCCTCGATACGTGCGGCACGGGCGGCGACGGCAGCCGTTCGATCAACGTATCCACGCTCGCGGCTTTTGTGATCGCGGGCGCGGGCGGGAAAGTTGCGAAACACGGCAACCGGGCCATTACGTCGGCTTGCGGCAGTTCCGACCTGATGGAATGGCTGGGCGTCAAGCTGGAGGCGCCGCCGGAAGTCATGATCCGGGCGCTGCGGCGGTCCGGCCTGGGCTATTTTCACGCGCCTTATTATCATCCGGTATTTTCGCGGGCGCAGGCGCTGCGCAAGAAGCTCAAAGTGCGGACGTTATTCAATCTGCTGGGACCGCTCATGAATCCGCTGGAAGTCGAGGGACAGGTCATCGGCGTCTCGCGTCCGGAATTCATCGCGCCTTTTGCCCACGTGCTGCGAAAGCGCGGGGTGCGCTGCGCGATGGTTTGCCACAGCGCGGACGGCCTCGACGAGATCTCGACGGGGGCTCCGACGGATTACGTCTTGATCCGCGGGGAAAAAACCGCGGCGGGCCGGATCAATCCCCGGAAGCTGGGGCTGCGCCGTTATCCGCGCCAAGCTTTCATCACCCGGAGCGCGGCAGCGAGCCGCAAAGCGGCTTTGGGAATTTTGACCGGCAAAGTAAAGGGCGCTATGAAGGACATCGTCGTGCTGAATGCCGCGGCCGGGATTTGGATCGCGGGGCTGGCGCCGGACCTGAACGCCGGGATGGAAGCCGCGCGTGAGTCCCTGGAGGCCGGCCGGGCCTATGAGGTTCTGATAAAATTAAAGAAGATGACCCGATCAAGGAGTTTCGCGTGA
- the trpC gene encoding indole-3-glycerol phosphate synthase TrpC, with protein sequence MILNEIITRKKKDLEELKRRFPMHRLRSAVEHAKRPGSRPFLKSLSGSKKINLICEIKKASPSEGVLREDFQPLRIAALYEHAGAAAISVLTEPYFFKGRPSYLKTIRQVTSIPLLRKDFLFESYQIYETALLEADSFLLISSLLTEEELKDLIELGRELDMEALVETHSDEDLTKALNAGAKIVGINNRNLKTLQVDVNRAKQLLPHIPKGVVKVVESGLSSHEEILTYRSLGADAFLVGTSIMKSPDMVGTIESFLGTDKKFRKLEGAS encoded by the coding sequence GTGATTTTGAACGAAATCATCACGAGAAAAAAGAAAGATCTGGAAGAATTGAAACGGCGCTTTCCCATGCACCGGCTGCGCAGCGCGGTCGAACATGCCAAGCGTCCGGGCAGCCGTCCGTTTCTCAAATCCCTTTCCGGCAGCAAGAAAATCAATTTGATCTGCGAAATCAAGAAGGCCTCGCCGTCGGAAGGCGTGCTGCGGGAAGATTTCCAGCCGCTCAGGATCGCGGCGCTTTACGAGCATGCGGGCGCGGCCGCTATTTCCGTCCTGACCGAGCCTTATTTCTTCAAGGGCCGGCCGAGCTATCTCAAGACGATACGGCAGGTGACTTCCATTCCGCTGCTGCGCAAAGATTTCCTTTTCGAAAGCTACCAGATTTACGAAACGGCCCTTCTCGAAGCCGACTCGTTTCTTTTGATCTCGTCGCTTCTCACGGAAGAAGAATTGAAAGACCTGATCGAGCTGGGCCGGGAATTGGACATGGAAGCGCTCGTGGAAACGCACAGCGACGAGGATTTGACCAAGGCCTTGAATGCGGGCGCCAAAATCGTGGGCATCAACAACCGCAACCTGAAGACGCTGCAGGTCGACGTGAACCGGGCCAAGCAGCTCCTGCCGCACATCCCCAAAGGCGTGGTCAAGGTCGTGGAAAGCGGGCTTTCCTCGCATGAAGAAATCCTGACGTACCGGAGCCTCGGGGCCGATGCCTTTCTCGTCGGCACTTCGATCATGAAATCGCCCGACATGGTGGGCACGATCGAGTCGTTTCTCGGCACGGACAAAAAATTCCGTAAATTGGAAGGGGCGTCATGA
- a CDS encoding phosphoribosylanthranilate isomerase, whose amino-acid sequence MTKVKICGNTNAEDVKRAIDLGADYLGFIFTESKRKIDEAAAQDIMRAFPEYPSFVGVFSNQPKEFVETLARRLGLRFLQFHGDETALYCQHFMDEGFEVIKTFRVKDAMSLKRIDEYNVSAFLFDTFSNTEKGGTGKTFDWNLIGDRAYLLDKLFLAGGLNVDNLREAIQKVKPFAVDVASGVESAPGKKDPQLLERFIKIAKEGQKKDVRKSPLPT is encoded by the coding sequence ATGACCAAAGTCAAAATCTGCGGCAATACCAACGCGGAAGACGTGAAACGCGCGATCGATCTGGGCGCGGATTACCTCGGCTTTATCTTCACGGAGAGCAAACGGAAAATCGACGAGGCCGCGGCCCAGGACATCATGCGCGCCTTTCCCGAGTATCCGAGTTTCGTCGGGGTTTTCTCCAATCAGCCCAAAGAATTCGTGGAGACGCTTGCGCGCCGTCTGGGCCTCCGATTCCTGCAGTTTCACGGGGATGAAACCGCGCTTTACTGCCAGCATTTCATGGACGAGGGGTTTGAAGTCATCAAGACGTTCCGGGTCAAGGACGCCATGAGCCTCAAACGGATCGACGAGTACAACGTCAGCGCATTTTTGTTCGATACGTTTTCGAACACGGAAAAAGGCGGCACGGGCAAAACCTTTGATTGGAATCTGATCGGGGACCGCGCTTACCTGCTCGACAAGCTGTTTCTCGCGGGCGGCCTGAATGTGGACAATCTCCGCGAGGCCATTCAAAAAGTAAAGCCTTTCGCCGTTGACGTGGCCAGCGGCGTCGAATCCGCTCCGGGCAAAAAAGACCCGCAGCTGCTCGAACGCTTCATCAAGATCGCCAAGGAAGGGCAGAAAAAAGATGTCCGAAAGAGCCCACTTCCTACGTAA
- a CDS encoding ATP-binding protein, translated as MSERAHFLRKILSRLDRVDKKAIEAFVSSLFEENQAYLEMLDRIPAGVMRAAPDGTLLYVNEAAAIWTGLPGPLYPPRQASLKEVQDDKLRQVLENAAASPKRKSVEEVRVLEPKEIELRVFSWPFEKIPAGQSLIVLVNITPEKIHESAKQHLLRNDALLRLGAGIAHEIGNPLNAIDIHLTLMLKEAEKLPGAVQKNFLRTLQVLQSETRRLDGIVRNFLKAVRRPVSRFRPEDLNQIIQEAVDFFTPELHEKKMTISFQPDRALGAFFLDRSRMREVFDNLIKNAMEAMPKGGNVSISVTHKGKLAMVRIRDQGMGISDRDLPHIFEAYYTTKKEGSGLGLMVVYNIIAEHGGRIEVETKPGKGTTFAILLPIRNPRLQLPGIPAAEHPKR; from the coding sequence ATGTCCGAAAGAGCCCACTTCCTACGTAAAATCCTCAGCCGGCTGGATCGCGTAGACAAAAAAGCGATCGAGGCCTTCGTCAGCAGCCTGTTCGAAGAAAATCAGGCTTACCTGGAAATGCTGGACCGCATTCCGGCGGGCGTGATGCGCGCGGCGCCGGACGGGACGCTTCTCTATGTCAACGAGGCCGCTGCAATTTGGACGGGGCTTCCCGGCCCTCTTTACCCGCCGCGGCAGGCCTCCCTCAAAGAAGTTCAAGACGACAAGCTGCGCCAGGTCCTGGAAAACGCCGCGGCATCGCCCAAACGCAAGAGCGTGGAAGAAGTCCGCGTCCTCGAGCCCAAGGAAATCGAATTGCGGGTCTTTTCCTGGCCGTTCGAAAAAATTCCTGCGGGGCAAAGCCTGATCGTCCTGGTGAACATCACGCCGGAAAAAATCCACGAATCGGCAAAACAGCATTTGCTGCGGAACGATGCGCTTCTGCGTCTTGGGGCGGGGATTGCCCACGAGATCGGTAATCCACTCAACGCCATTGACATTCATCTGACCTTAATGCTCAAAGAAGCGGAGAAACTGCCGGGAGCGGTGCAGAAGAATTTTTTGCGGACCCTCCAGGTGCTCCAATCGGAAACCCGGCGCCTGGATGGCATCGTCCGCAACTTTCTCAAGGCCGTCCGCCGTCCGGTGTCGCGTTTCCGTCCGGAAGATCTCAACCAGATCATCCAGGAGGCCGTCGACTTTTTTACCCCGGAGCTTCATGAAAAAAAAATGACGATCTCTTTCCAGCCCGACCGCGCTCTCGGGGCTTTTTTCCTCGACCGCAGCAGGATGAGAGAAGTCTTCGACAACCTGATCAAGAACGCCATGGAAGCCATGCCCAAAGGCGGGAATGTTTCCATCTCGGTCACGCATAAAGGCAAGCTCGCCATGGTCCGCATCCGCGATCAGGGTATGGGGATCAGCGACCGGGATTTGCCGCATATATTCGAGGCGTACTACACGACCAAAAAAGAAGGCTCCGGACTCGGTCTCATGGTGGTCTATAACATCATCGCGGAACACGGCGGCCGCATCGAAGTCGAAACCAAGCCTGGGAAGGGCACGACGTTCGCGATCCTGCTGCCGATTCGCAACCCCCGTCTGCAATTGCCCGGCATTCCGGCGGCAGAACATCCCAAACGTTGA
- a CDS encoding sigma-54 dependent transcriptional regulator translates to MSLYAKILIVDDEKNVRDGLRQFLEGLDYEVFCAGDGEEGFELYRREKPDLVLTDIRMPKMDGVSLLEKIKNENPGASVILLTAYGTVEDAVRAMKKGAYYYLTKPTNLEELELLVKKALLSQNLEEENRELKEALFKQKFETGEILARSQVMKDVLKTADQIAQSSATVLIEGESGTGKELIAHRIHQESNRSQQPFVAVHCAALTQSLLTSELFGHEKGAFTGAVDRKVGRFEKAHMGTLFLDEIGELSQETQVKLLRVLQEREFERVGSTKTIKVDVRLICATNKNLLEEVRAGRFREDLYYRINVIYLKMPPLRDRPEDIPALVEDFIKHFARLNGKKVSGIDAEALNYLKQYNWPGNVRELKNIVERMVVLTQEEQLRASLVPEDIRQKRAVTAAASMPSFAPGGNQQLQDMEREFIKAKLEESAGNKSLAAKKLGISRRTLYRKIEEYKL, encoded by the coding sequence ATGTCGCTCTATGCCAAAATCCTGATTGTTGACGATGAGAAAAACGTGCGGGACGGGCTCCGGCAATTCCTGGAAGGCCTGGACTACGAAGTTTTTTGTGCCGGGGACGGGGAAGAGGGCTTTGAGCTTTACCGCCGCGAAAAACCGGATCTCGTGCTGACCGACATCCGCATGCCGAAGATGGACGGCGTTTCCCTGCTCGAAAAAATCAAAAACGAGAACCCCGGCGCTTCCGTTATCCTTCTCACCGCCTATGGAACCGTGGAAGACGCGGTCAGGGCCATGAAAAAGGGCGCCTACTATTATCTTACCAAACCCACGAACCTCGAAGAGCTGGAACTCCTGGTTAAAAAGGCGCTGCTCAGCCAGAATCTCGAGGAAGAAAACCGGGAATTGAAAGAGGCGCTCTTCAAGCAGAAATTCGAGACCGGAGAAATCCTGGCCCGCTCTCAGGTCATGAAGGACGTCCTGAAAACTGCGGATCAGATCGCGCAATCGTCCGCCACGGTCCTGATCGAAGGCGAAAGCGGCACGGGCAAGGAACTCATCGCGCACCGCATCCATCAGGAGAGCAACCGCAGCCAGCAGCCCTTCGTGGCCGTGCATTGCGCGGCCTTGACGCAGTCGCTTCTGACAAGCGAGCTCTTCGGCCATGAAAAAGGGGCATTTACCGGCGCCGTCGACCGCAAGGTCGGACGTTTCGAGAAGGCCCACATGGGAACATTGTTCCTGGATGAAATCGGCGAGCTTTCCCAGGAAACGCAGGTGAAGCTCCTGCGCGTGCTCCAGGAAAGAGAATTCGAGCGGGTAGGCAGCACCAAGACCATCAAGGTGGATGTGCGCCTCATCTGCGCGACCAATAAAAATCTTCTCGAAGAAGTCCGGGCCGGACGTTTCCGCGAAGACCTCTATTACCGCATCAACGTTATCTATCTGAAAATGCCGCCGCTGCGGGACAGACCGGAGGACATTCCCGCCCTGGTGGAAGACTTCATCAAACATTTTGCGCGGCTCAACGGCAAAAAGGTGTCGGGAATCGACGCCGAGGCGCTCAATTATCTGAAGCAATACAACTGGCCCGGCAACGTCCGTGAATTAAAAAATATCGTGGAGCGCATGGTGGTGTTGACCCAGGAAGAACAGCTTCGCGCTTCGCTGGTGCCCGAAGACATCCGCCAGAAACGCGCGGTCACGGCGGCGGCATCCATGCCTTCTTTCGCGCCCGGCGGCAATCAGCAGCTTCAAGACATGGAGCGGGAATTCATCAAGGCCAAGCTCGAAGAAAGCGCAGGCAACAAGTCTCTGGCAGCCAAGAAATTGGGGATTTCCCGCCGGACGCTCTACCGTAAGATCGAAGAATACAAGCTCTGA
- the dnaK gene encoding molecular chaperone DnaK, producing the protein MPKILGIDLGTTNSCMAIMEGGEPKVIANVEGNRTTPSVVGFTKTGERLVGQAAKRQAVTNPENTVFSAKRFIGRRQEETGQEAAHVPFKIKAGKHGEAVIGIPAQNRDFTPPEISAMVLQKLKADAEAYLGEPIKQAVITVPAYFNDSQRQATKDAGQIAGLEVLRIINEPTAAALAYGLDKKKDETIAVYDLGGGTFDISILEIGDGVFEVKATNGDTHLGGDDFDQKIMEWMIAEFKKNEGIDLSKDRMAVQRLKEAAEKAKCELSTAQSSEINLPFVTADANGPKHLLLTLTRAKLEQLVGELIERTASPCLAAMKDAGVSASDIDEVILVGGQTRMPAVVEKVRKLFSKEPHQGVNPDEVVAVGAAIQGGVLQGDVKDVLLLDVTPLSLGIETLGGVMTKLIERNTTIPAKKSEIFSTAGDNQTAVTVKVLQGEREMAGDNRLLGLFNLEGLPPAPRGVPQIEVTFDIDANGIVNVSAKDLGTGKEQKIRIESSSGLSKDEVEKLVKEASTHADEDKKKHEVITARNQLDSLVYASEKSLKEHGDKVSAEERQKVEDALKQAKEALAGDQVDKIQEATQKLTSASHTIAQKMYEASSQKAQGQPSASAGAQQGAGGKGEDVVDADYEVVDEEAKEKKK; encoded by the coding sequence ATGCCTAAAATCTTAGGAATCGACCTTGGAACCACCAATTCGTGCATGGCCATCATGGAAGGCGGAGAGCCCAAAGTGATTGCCAACGTCGAAGGAAACCGCACCACGCCTTCCGTCGTAGGCTTTACGAAGACGGGAGAACGGCTCGTCGGCCAGGCGGCCAAGCGGCAAGCCGTGACGAATCCGGAAAACACGGTCTTCAGCGCCAAGCGTTTCATCGGACGCCGGCAGGAAGAAACCGGGCAGGAAGCCGCGCACGTTCCTTTTAAAATCAAAGCCGGCAAACACGGGGAAGCCGTCATCGGCATTCCCGCGCAGAACCGCGATTTTACGCCGCCGGAAATTTCTGCCATGGTGCTTCAGAAATTGAAAGCCGATGCGGAAGCTTATCTCGGCGAGCCGATTAAGCAGGCCGTGATCACGGTCCCTGCCTATTTCAACGACTCCCAGCGCCAAGCCACTAAAGACGCGGGGCAGATCGCGGGCCTTGAAGTTCTTCGCATCATCAATGAGCCCACGGCCGCGGCCTTGGCTTACGGCCTGGACAAAAAGAAAGACGAAACCATCGCCGTGTACGACTTGGGCGGAGGTACGTTCGATATTTCCATTCTGGAAATCGGCGACGGCGTCTTCGAAGTCAAAGCCACCAACGGCGACACGCATCTGGGCGGCGACGACTTCGACCAGAAGATCATGGAATGGATGATCGCCGAGTTCAAGAAGAACGAAGGCATTGACCTTTCGAAGGACCGGATGGCCGTGCAGCGCTTGAAAGAAGCGGCGGAAAAGGCCAAGTGCGAATTGTCCACCGCGCAGTCTTCTGAAATCAACCTGCCATTTGTCACCGCGGACGCCAATGGGCCGAAGCACCTGCTGCTGACGCTCACGCGGGCCAAGCTGGAACAGCTTGTCGGCGAGCTGATCGAGCGCACGGCCTCGCCCTGCCTGGCCGCTATGAAAGACGCCGGGGTTAGCGCCAGTGATATTGATGAAGTCATCCTGGTTGGCGGACAGACGAGAATGCCGGCCGTCGTCGAAAAAGTACGTAAGCTTTTCAGCAAGGAGCCGCATCAGGGCGTGAACCCTGACGAAGTCGTGGCTGTTGGCGCTGCGATTCAGGGCGGCGTGCTGCAGGGGGACGTGAAAGACGTGCTCCTGCTCGACGTGACCCCGCTTTCGCTCGGCATCGAAACGCTGGGCGGCGTCATGACCAAACTGATCGAGCGTAACACGACGATTCCCGCCAAGAAGTCGGAAATCTTTTCCACCGCGGGGGACAATCAAACGGCGGTTACCGTGAAAGTCCTCCAGGGGGAACGCGAGATGGCGGGGGATAACCGTCTCCTGGGCCTTTTCAATCTCGAAGGTCTTCCTCCGGCTCCCCGGGGCGTGCCGCAGATCGAGGTCACGTTCGACATCGATGCCAACGGCATCGTGAATGTGTCGGCCAAGGACCTTGGAACGGGCAAAGAGCAGAAGATCCGGATCGAATCCTCGTCCGGTCTTTCGAAGGATGAAGTCGAAAAGCTGGTGAAGGAAGCGTCAACGCACGCGGACGAAGACAAGAAAAAGCACGAAGTCATCACCGCGCGCAACCAGCTCGACAGCCTGGTCTATGCCAGCGAAAAGAGCCTGAAGGAACACGGCGACAAGGTGAGCGCCGAAGAGCGGCAGAAAGTGGAAGACGCCCTCAAGCAGGCGAAAGAAGCGCTGGCCGGCGACCAGGTCGATAAGATCCAGGAAGCCACGCAGAAGTTGACCAGTGCCTCCCACACGATCGCCCAGAAGATGTATGAGGCTTCGTCCCAAAAGGCGCAGGGCCAGCCCAGCGCTTCCGCCGGCGCGCAGCAAGGCGCGGGCGGCAAAGGCGAGGACGTCGTGGATGCCGATTACGAAGTCGTCGACGAAGAGGCTAAGGAAAAAAAGAAGTAA
- a CDS encoding MoxR family ATPase: MDTSIKEINSKVKEASTVLQDLLREIGKVIVGQQYLLDRLMIAMLADGHILIEGVPGLAKTMSVRTLSSAVDAHFQRIQFTPDLLPADVVGTLVYNPKDGQFTVKQGPIFANIILADEINRAPSKVQSALLEAMQERQVTIGDKTYPLPKPFLVLATQNPIEQEGTYPLPEAQVDRFMLKLIVTYPSKKEEKEILERMSSGKAIEVTRVITPQQIIELRKLMHQIYMDEKVKDYILDLVFATRNPEQYKLESLKPLISYGASPRASIMLTLAAKAHAFLQGRGYVTPDDVKQIGMDVLRHRVLVTYEAEAEELTSDHIVRKIFDQVEVP, translated from the coding sequence ATGGATACGTCGATCAAGGAAATCAACAGTAAGGTCAAGGAGGCGAGCACCGTCCTTCAAGACTTGCTGCGGGAAATCGGAAAAGTCATCGTCGGGCAGCAGTACCTCCTTGACCGGCTCATGATCGCCATGCTCGCAGACGGCCACATCCTGATCGAAGGCGTTCCGGGCCTGGCCAAAACCATGTCGGTCAGGACGTTGTCAAGCGCCGTGGACGCGCATTTCCAGCGCATCCAGTTTACGCCCGACCTTCTTCCCGCCGACGTCGTGGGAACGCTGGTCTATAACCCCAAAGACGGGCAGTTTACGGTCAAGCAGGGCCCCATTTTCGCCAACATCATCCTGGCGGACGAAATTAACCGCGCGCCGTCGAAGGTTCAGAGCGCCCTTCTCGAGGCCATGCAGGAGCGGCAGGTCACGATCGGGGACAAGACCTACCCGCTGCCCAAGCCGTTCCTCGTGCTGGCGACACAGAATCCGATCGAGCAGGAAGGCACTTATCCTTTGCCCGAAGCCCAGGTGGACCGCTTCATGCTGAAACTCATCGTGACTTATCCGAGCAAGAAAGAGGAAAAGGAAATTCTCGAGCGCATGTCCAGCGGCAAAGCCATCGAAGTAACCCGCGTCATTACGCCGCAGCAGATCATCGAGCTCCGCAAGCTCATGCATCAAATTTACATGGACGAGAAAGTCAAAGATTACATCCTGGATCTCGTCTTCGCGACCCGCAATCCGGAGCAGTACAAGCTGGAAAGCCTGAAGCCCCTCATTTCTTACGGGGCATCGCCCCGCGCCAGCATCATGCTGACGCTGGCGGCCAAGGCCCACGCCTTCTTGCAGGGCCGCGGTTACGTGACCCCGGACGACGTGAAGCAGATCGGCATGGACGTCCTGCGGCATCGCGTGCTCGTGACCTACGAGGCCGAAGCTGAGGAACTCACCTCTGACCATATCGTGCGGAAAATTTTCGACCAAGTGGAAGTTCCATGA
- a CDS encoding DUF58 domain-containing protein: MIPKEILKKIRHIEIRTTRLVNDLFGGEYVSVFKGQGIEFADVREYVPGDDIRTIDWNVTARSDRPFVKKFVEERELTVIFLVDMSGSQYFGTGQRLKSEVAAEITALLAFSAVQNHDKTGLLISTDQVEKFVPVKKGKTHVLRVVREILYYQPKGKKTHLASAFQYLHNFLTRMSVIFVISDFQDQGFEKPLKILSQRHDVIAIHLKDRREEEMPNVGLLELEDRETGEVALVDTSDKNLRKKYQEAARVRNENLARMFKMFRIDKIEIGAEGSYVEPLMKFFKLREKRT; this comes from the coding sequence ATGATCCCGAAGGAAATCCTCAAAAAAATCCGCCACATCGAGATCCGGACGACCCGGCTCGTGAACGACTTGTTCGGCGGGGAATACGTGTCGGTGTTCAAAGGGCAAGGCATCGAATTCGCGGACGTCCGCGAATACGTGCCGGGCGATGACATCCGCACGATCGACTGGAACGTGACCGCGCGCAGCGACCGCCCGTTCGTGAAAAAATTCGTGGAGGAGCGTGAATTAACCGTCATCTTCCTCGTCGACATGTCCGGATCGCAATACTTCGGCACCGGGCAGCGGCTGAAATCCGAAGTGGCGGCCGAAATTACGGCCCTGCTGGCGTTTTCCGCCGTCCAGAATCACGACAAAACGGGTTTGCTGATCAGCACGGATCAAGTCGAAAAATTTGTGCCCGTCAAAAAAGGGAAAACCCACGTGCTGCGCGTGGTGCGCGAAATCCTTTATTACCAGCCCAAAGGCAAGAAAACGCACCTGGCTTCGGCTTTCCAGTACCTGCACAACTTTTTGACGCGCATGTCCGTCATCTTCGTCATCTCCGACTTCCAGGACCAGGGGTTCGAGAAGCCTTTGAAGATTTTGAGCCAGCGGCACGACGTCATCGCCATCCACCTCAAAGACCGCCGCGAAGAAGAAATGCCCAACGTGGGGCTGCTGGAGCTGGAAGACCGGGAAACGGGCGAAGTGGCGCTTGTCGATACTTCCGACAAGAATCTGCGCAAGAAATACCAGGAAGCGGCCCGGGTGCGAAACGAAAACCTGGCGCGCATGTTCAAGATGTTCCGCATCGACAAAATCGAGATCGGCGCTGAAGGCTCCTATGTGGAACCCTTGATGAAATTTTTTAAACTACGGGAAAAGAGGACATGA
- a CDS encoding VWA domain-containing protein, protein MEFRHPFVFILALLIPLVFFFAKGKRRSRLPFSNVHFFPGRPLTTGIVLYRLMPWVRALVLLLFIAALARPQRVSAEREYQTSGVDIMISMDISGSMLAEDFKPENRMGVGKEEAIKFIKGRENDRIGFVVFARKAFTQCPLTLDYDVLINLIEQVHVGMIPDGTAVGMGLATAVNRLRGSEAKSKVIILITDGENNAGNIDPITAAELAKTFGIRVYTICIGRGGLVPFPVNDPLFGKRYVQANVEVDEMSLKRIADITGGQFFRARDPESLHSIYQKIDSLEKTEVKVKEYRSYDEFFHYFLFPALTLLLAELFFSNTILLKVP, encoded by the coding sequence ATGGAGTTTAGGCATCCTTTTGTTTTTATCCTCGCGCTTCTGATTCCTCTCGTTTTCTTCTTCGCGAAGGGGAAGAGGCGGTCGCGCCTGCCGTTTTCGAATGTCCACTTTTTTCCTGGCCGTCCGCTCACGACGGGGATCGTTTTGTACCGCCTGATGCCTTGGGTCCGCGCCCTGGTCCTGCTGCTTTTCATCGCGGCCCTGGCAAGGCCCCAGCGGGTCAGCGCCGAGCGGGAGTATCAGACGAGCGGCGTGGACATCATGATCTCCATGGACATTTCCGGTTCCATGCTTGCCGAGGATTTTAAACCCGAAAACCGCATGGGCGTCGGGAAGGAAGAGGCTATTAAATTCATCAAAGGCCGGGAGAATGACCGCATCGGCTTCGTTGTTTTTGCGCGCAAGGCTTTCACCCAGTGCCCGCTGACCCTGGACTACGACGTCCTGATCAACCTGATCGAGCAGGTGCATGTCGGCATGATTCCGGACGGCACGGCGGTCGGCATGGGGCTCGCCACGGCAGTCAACCGGCTGCGCGGCAGCGAAGCCAAAAGCAAGGTCATCATTCTCATCACCGACGGCGAGAACAATGCCGGAAACATCGATCCCATTACCGCGGCGGAATTAGCCAAGACGTTCGGGATCCGCGTTTACACGATCTGCATCGGCAGGGGGGGGCTGGTTCCCTTTCCCGTCAACGATCCGTTGTTTGGAAAAAGGTATGTCCAGGCCAACGTCGAGGTGGACGAAATGAGCCTGAAGCGCATCGCCGACATTACCGGAGGGCAATTTTTCCGCGCCCGCGATCCTGAGTCTCTCCACAGCATCTATCAGAAGATCGACTCGCTGGAAAAAACCGAGGTCAAAGTCAAAGAGTACCGGAGCTACGACGAATTCTTTCATTATTTTCTTTTCCCCGCGCTGACGCTGCTGCTGGCAGAGCTGTTCTTTTCGAACACCATCCTTTTGAAGGTGCCGTGA